In Zalophus californianus isolate mZalCal1 chromosome 4, mZalCal1.pri.v2, whole genome shotgun sequence, the following proteins share a genomic window:
- the ACOT11 gene encoding acyl-coenzyme A thioesterase 11 isoform X2 encodes MADGEGYRSPTEVQMSQMVLPCHTNQRGELSVGQLLKWIDTTACLSAERHAGCPCVTASMDDIYFEHTISVGQVVNIKAKVNRAFNSSMEVGIQVASEDLCSEKQWSVCKALATFVAHRELSRVKLKQTTPQTEEEKMEHSVAAERRRMRLLYADTIKDLLANCAIQDDLESRDCSCMVPAEKTRVESVELVLPPHANHQGNTFGGQIMAWMENVATIAASRLCRAHPTLKAIEMFHFRGPSQVGDRLVLKAIVNNAFKHSMEVGVCVEAYRQEAETHQRHINSAFMTFVVLDADEQPRTLPWVRPQPGDGERRYREASARKKIRLDRKYIVSCKQAEMPLSVPWDPSNQVYLSYNNVSSLKMLVAKDNWVLSSEVNQVRLYTLEEDKFLSFHMEMSVHVDATQAFLLLSDLLRRPEWDKHYRSVELVQQVDEDDAIYHVISPVLGGDAKPQDFVILASRRKPCDNGDPYVIAMRSVTLPTHPETPAYRRGETLCSGFCFWREGDQLTKVSYYNQATPGFLNYVTTNVAGLSSEFYTTFKACEQFLLDNRNDLAPSLQTL; translated from the exons ATGGCAGACGGTGAGGGGTACCGGAGCCCTACGGAGGTGCAGATGAGCCAGATGGTGCTGCCTTGCCACACCAACCAGCGCGGCGAGCTGAGTGTTGGGCAGCTGCTCAAGTGGATCGACACCACCGCCTGCCTGTCCG CCGAGAGGCATGCTGGCTGCCCCTGCGTCACTGCTTCCATGGATGATATCTATTTTGAGCACACCATTAG TGTCGGACAAGTGGTGAATATCAAGGCCAAGGTGAACCGGGCCTTCAACTCCAGCATGGAG gtGGGCATCCAGGTGGCCTCTGAGGACCTGTGCTCTGAGAAGCAGTGGAGTGTGTGCAAGGCCTTGGCCACCTTTGTGGCCCACCGGGAGCTCTCCAGG GTGAAGCTGAAGCAGACCACACCACAGACGGAGGAGGAGAAGATGGAGCACAGCGTGGCGGCTGAGCGCCGGCGCATGCGGTTGCTCTATGCGGACACCATCAAGGACCTCCTGGCCAACTGCGCCATTCAGGATG ATCTGGAGAGCAGGGACTGCAGCTGCATGGTGCCCGCCGAGAAGACCCGCGTGGAGAGCGTGGAGCTGGTCCTGCCTCCCCATGCCAACCACCAAGGCAATACCTTTGGGGGCCAGATCATGGCCTGGATGGAGAACGTGGCCACCATCGCAGCCAG CCGGCTGTGCCGCGCCCACCCTACGCTGAAGGCCATTGAGATGTTCCACTTCCGGGGCCCCTCCCAGGTCGGGGACCGCCTAGTACTCAAGGCCATCGTGAACAACGCCTTCAAACATAG CATGGAGGTGGGCGTGTGCGTGGAGGCTTACCGCCAGGAGGCTGAGACGCATCAGCGGCACATCAACAGTGCCTTCATGACCTTCGTGGTCCTGGACGCAGATGAGCAGCCTCGGACACTGCCCTGGGTTCGGCCCCAGCCTGGG GATGGCGAGCGGCGCTACCGAGAGGCTAGTGCCAGGAAAAAGATCCGACTGGACAG GAAGTACATTGTGTCCTGTAAACAGGCAGAAATGCCCCTCTCTGTTCCCTGGGACCCTAGCAACCAG GTGTACCTGAGCTACAACAACGTCTCCTCCCTGAAGATGCTCGTGGCCAAGGACAACTGGGTGCTGTCTTCGGAGGTCAACCAG GTCCGCTTGTACACTCTGGAGGAAGACAAGTTCCTCTCCTTCCACATGGAGATGTCAGTGCACGTGGACGCCACCCAGGCCTTCCTGCTGCTCTCGGACCTGCTGCGGAGGCCCGAGTGGGACAAACACTACCG GAGCGTGGAGCTAGTGCAGCAGGTAGATGAGGACGATGCCATCTACCATGTCATCAGCCCTGTCCTGGGTGGTGATGCCAAGCCCCAGGACTTTGTGATCCTGGCCTCTCGGCGGAAACCTTGTGACAACGG GGACCCCTATGTCATCGCGATGCGGTCAGTTACGCTGCCCACACACCCTGAGACGCCAGCATATAGGCGTGGGGAGACACTCTGCTCGGGTTTCTGCTTCTGGAGAGAGGGGGACCAGCTGACCAAG GTGTCCTACTACAACCAGGCTACCCCAGGCTTTCTCAACTACGTGACCACCAACGTGGCTGGTCTCTCCTCAGAGTTCTACACCACCTTCAAGGCCTGTGAGCAGTTCCTGTTGGACAACCGGAACGATCTGGCCCCCAGCCTGCAGACCCTCTAA
- the ACOT11 gene encoding acyl-coenzyme A thioesterase 11 isoform X1 gives MIQNVGNHLRRGIASVFSSRTSRKSASRSEHADGAMADGEGYRSPTEVQMSQMVLPCHTNQRGELSVGQLLKWIDTTACLSAERHAGCPCVTASMDDIYFEHTISVGQVVNIKAKVNRAFNSSMEVGIQVASEDLCSEKQWSVCKALATFVAHRELSRVKLKQTTPQTEEEKMEHSVAAERRRMRLLYADTIKDLLANCAIQDDLESRDCSCMVPAEKTRVESVELVLPPHANHQGNTFGGQIMAWMENVATIAASRLCRAHPTLKAIEMFHFRGPSQVGDRLVLKAIVNNAFKHSMEVGVCVEAYRQEAETHQRHINSAFMTFVVLDADEQPRTLPWVRPQPGDGERRYREASARKKIRLDRKYIVSCKQAEMPLSVPWDPSNQVYLSYNNVSSLKMLVAKDNWVLSSEVNQVRLYTLEEDKFLSFHMEMSVHVDATQAFLLLSDLLRRPEWDKHYRSVELVQQVDEDDAIYHVISPVLGGDAKPQDFVILASRRKPCDNGDPYVIAMRSVTLPTHPETPAYRRGETLCSGFCFWREGDQLTKVSYYNQATPGFLNYVTTNVAGLSSEFYTTFKACEQFLLDNRNDLAPSLQTL, from the exons GGCATCGCCTCTGTGTTCTCGAGCCGCACGTCCCGGAAGTCAGCCTCTCGCTCAGAGCACGCCGATGGTGCCATGGCAGACGGTGAGGGGTACCGGAGCCCTACGGAGGTGCAGATGAGCCAGATGGTGCTGCCTTGCCACACCAACCAGCGCGGCGAGCTGAGTGTTGGGCAGCTGCTCAAGTGGATCGACACCACCGCCTGCCTGTCCG CCGAGAGGCATGCTGGCTGCCCCTGCGTCACTGCTTCCATGGATGATATCTATTTTGAGCACACCATTAG TGTCGGACAAGTGGTGAATATCAAGGCCAAGGTGAACCGGGCCTTCAACTCCAGCATGGAG gtGGGCATCCAGGTGGCCTCTGAGGACCTGTGCTCTGAGAAGCAGTGGAGTGTGTGCAAGGCCTTGGCCACCTTTGTGGCCCACCGGGAGCTCTCCAGG GTGAAGCTGAAGCAGACCACACCACAGACGGAGGAGGAGAAGATGGAGCACAGCGTGGCGGCTGAGCGCCGGCGCATGCGGTTGCTCTATGCGGACACCATCAAGGACCTCCTGGCCAACTGCGCCATTCAGGATG ATCTGGAGAGCAGGGACTGCAGCTGCATGGTGCCCGCCGAGAAGACCCGCGTGGAGAGCGTGGAGCTGGTCCTGCCTCCCCATGCCAACCACCAAGGCAATACCTTTGGGGGCCAGATCATGGCCTGGATGGAGAACGTGGCCACCATCGCAGCCAG CCGGCTGTGCCGCGCCCACCCTACGCTGAAGGCCATTGAGATGTTCCACTTCCGGGGCCCCTCCCAGGTCGGGGACCGCCTAGTACTCAAGGCCATCGTGAACAACGCCTTCAAACATAG CATGGAGGTGGGCGTGTGCGTGGAGGCTTACCGCCAGGAGGCTGAGACGCATCAGCGGCACATCAACAGTGCCTTCATGACCTTCGTGGTCCTGGACGCAGATGAGCAGCCTCGGACACTGCCCTGGGTTCGGCCCCAGCCTGGG GATGGCGAGCGGCGCTACCGAGAGGCTAGTGCCAGGAAAAAGATCCGACTGGACAG GAAGTACATTGTGTCCTGTAAACAGGCAGAAATGCCCCTCTCTGTTCCCTGGGACCCTAGCAACCAG GTGTACCTGAGCTACAACAACGTCTCCTCCCTGAAGATGCTCGTGGCCAAGGACAACTGGGTGCTGTCTTCGGAGGTCAACCAG GTCCGCTTGTACACTCTGGAGGAAGACAAGTTCCTCTCCTTCCACATGGAGATGTCAGTGCACGTGGACGCCACCCAGGCCTTCCTGCTGCTCTCGGACCTGCTGCGGAGGCCCGAGTGGGACAAACACTACCG GAGCGTGGAGCTAGTGCAGCAGGTAGATGAGGACGATGCCATCTACCATGTCATCAGCCCTGTCCTGGGTGGTGATGCCAAGCCCCAGGACTTTGTGATCCTGGCCTCTCGGCGGAAACCTTGTGACAACGG GGACCCCTATGTCATCGCGATGCGGTCAGTTACGCTGCCCACACACCCTGAGACGCCAGCATATAGGCGTGGGGAGACACTCTGCTCGGGTTTCTGCTTCTGGAGAGAGGGGGACCAGCTGACCAAG GTGTCCTACTACAACCAGGCTACCCCAGGCTTTCTCAACTACGTGACCACCAACGTGGCTGGTCTCTCCTCAGAGTTCTACACCACCTTCAAGGCCTGTGAGCAGTTCCTGTTGGACAACCGGAACGATCTGGCCCCCAGCCTGCAGACCCTCTAA